The DNA window GGGCGGTCAGGATCAGGATCGGCGTGGTCTGCCCGTCGGTGCGCAGCCGGCGGGCCACCTCGAGCCCGTCCATCTCCGGAAGCCCGAGGTCGAGGATCATCAGGTCGACTTCCATGGACCGGGCGCGGTCGAGGGTCTCGGTGCCGCTGACGGTCATCTCCACCGAGTACCCCTCGCGACGCAGCGCGCGCGCCAGGGGTTCGGAGATCGATGTGTCGTCCTCGGCCAGCAAAACGCAGGTCATACACCTGATAGTAAGTCGTGGCGCGGGGATTTCCCTATTATGCGCGCCGTATGTCACTTACGTATCCGAAAAGAAACTCGTACCCGGTGTACGGGTGTCACACCGGAGCGGAATTGCGGATTCTTTCCGCCGTTTTTACCGTGATTTTTCCGGTGGCGGGAAACCGGTTCACGCGTGTTCTTCCTGCGGTGTCGGAACGGGAGAATGCTCCGGGAACACCCAGGTGCGGTAGGACCAGAACCGGAACAGGGTTCCCAGCCCGACCCCGATGATGTTGCCCGCGATGTTGGTCGCCAGCGGCCCGCTGAACCCGAGAACGTACACCGCGACCCCCACACATCCCAGCTGGAGGGCGATACCGATCCCGTTCATCACGAAGAACCGGGCGTACTCGCGCATCAGGCCGGTGCGCGCGCGGTGTCCGAACGTCCAGAAGCGGTTGCCGAGGAACGCGACGAGTGTCGCGAGGAGCGTACCCGCCCCCTGCCCCACCAGGGTCGGCAGCTCCGTCCCCCACCACAGCAGGTTCGTCACCACGACCTGGGTGACGTACCCGGCGGCGCCGACAGTCCCGAACCGGGCGAGCTCGGGCAGGAGCCGCAGGAGGCGGCGGTAGAGAGCGGTTGCGAGTCGCACAGGGCGGTTTCCGATCCTTCGCCGGGCAGACCAATAGAATCCTGGTGGGGAGTCCTGCTTCCAGGGGCGGGCCGTGGGCCCTTCCCGTACCTTATTCCCTGCACGGCGAACGAACGAGTTGAGGCATGGTGAGCGAGCGTAATCGACCCGTCCCCCGCGTCGGTATGGTCGGCGGCGGCCAGCTCGCCCGGATGACGCACCAGGCGGGAATCGCGCTGGGGACGGACTTCCGGGTGCTGACAGGGTCCGCGGAGGACAGTGCGGCCCTGGTGTGCGGCGACGTGCGTCTCGGCGACGACAAGGACGCGGCTGACCTGTCGGCGTTCGGCAAGTCCTGCGACGTGGTCACCTTCGACCACGAGCATGTTCCGGAACCGGTGCTGCGGGAGGTCGAACGCGCGGGCGTGCGGTTGCGGCCGAGCCGCGACGCGCTGCGCTACGCCCAGGACAAGCTGCGTATGCGCA is part of the Haloactinospora alba genome and encodes:
- a CDS encoding GtrA family protein: MRLATALYRRLLRLLPELARFGTVGAAGYVTQVVVTNLLWWGTELPTLVGQGAGTLLATLVAFLGNRFWTFGHRARTGLMREYARFFVMNGIGIALQLGCVGVAVYVLGFSGPLATNIAGNIIGVGLGTLFRFWSYRTWVFPEHSPVPTPQEEHA